A single genomic interval of Hyphomicrobium methylovorum harbors:
- a CDS encoding glycine--tRNA ligase subunit alpha, whose amino-acid sequence MSATTVSNKAARPSVLRPKQAFQDLILQLQTFWSGEGCIILQPYDMEVGAGTFHPATTLRALGPKPWSAAYVQPSRRPKDGRYGENPNRLQHYYQFQVIMKPSPANIQELYLASLDAIGIDTAINDIRFVEDDWESPTLGAWGLGWEVWCNGMEVSQFTYFQQVGGFDCNPVAVEITYGLERLAMYVQGVDRVYDLNFNGRTDDKRLNYGDVFLQAEREYSRYNFEYAGTAALFRHFDDAERECKALLEQGEKEDGHLLALPAYDQCIKASHMFNLLDARGVISVTERQSYILRVRELAKACCGAWLKTEGGRA is encoded by the coding sequence ATGTCAGCCACGACGGTCTCCAACAAGGCCGCACGCCCCTCCGTGCTGCGCCCCAAACAAGCCTTTCAGGATCTCATTCTCCAGCTCCAGACATTCTGGAGCGGTGAGGGATGCATCATCCTGCAGCCCTACGACATGGAGGTTGGCGCTGGCACCTTCCATCCCGCGACGACACTGCGCGCGCTTGGGCCGAAGCCTTGGAGCGCCGCCTACGTGCAGCCCTCGCGTCGTCCGAAGGATGGCCGCTACGGCGAGAATCCAAATCGCCTGCAGCACTATTATCAGTTCCAAGTCATCATGAAGCCGTCGCCGGCGAACATCCAGGAGCTCTATCTGGCAAGCCTGGATGCCATCGGCATCGACACGGCGATCAATGACATTCGCTTCGTTGAAGACGACTGGGAAAGCCCCACGCTCGGTGCATGGGGCCTTGGCTGGGAAGTCTGGTGCAACGGCATGGAAGTGTCGCAGTTCACATATTTCCAGCAAGTCGGCGGCTTCGATTGCAATCCCGTCGCTGTCGAAATCACATACGGCCTCGAACGCCTCGCCATGTACGTGCAGGGCGTCGACCGCGTGTACGACCTCAACTTCAATGGCCGCACCGATGACAAGCGCCTGAACTATGGCGACGTGTTTCTGCAGGCCGAACGCGAATATTCTCGCTACAATTTTGAATACGCCGGCACTGCCGCACTGTTCCGCCACTTTGATGACGCGGAACGGGAGTGCAAAGCGCTTCTTGAGCAAGGCGAAAAGGAAGACGGGCATCTGCTCGCGCTGCCCGCCTATGATCAGTGCATCAAGGCAAGCCACATGTTCAATCTGCTCGATGCCCGCGGCGTGATTTCGGTCACGGAGCGGCAGAGCTATATTCTGCGCGTCCGTGAATTGGCGAAAGCCTGTTGCGGAGCGTGGCTAAAAACCGAAGGAGGACGCGCGTGA
- a CDS encoding S49 family peptidase has product MWPFSRRNPVVPVLRFNGPIGMATPLRPGLTLASYASAIEKAFLASKLPAVAVIINSPGGSPVQSNLLFKRIRQLAAEQKKTVYVFCEDVAASGGYYLAIAGDEIYADPSSIIGSIGVVSRSFGFVDLIKKVGVERRVYTAGANKNQLDPFLPEDQEDIERLKAIQKDVHDVFIGLVKERRLGKLKAPDSELFSGAFWSAAKAAEFGLIDGISDVRTRMRLLFGEKVRLKVIEAEKSGLLARFRRAPGASRLTTPGLAFADDLVSAVEERTLWSRFGL; this is encoded by the coding sequence ATGTGGCCATTCTCGCGCCGTAACCCCGTTGTTCCCGTCCTGCGCTTCAACGGTCCGATAGGAATGGCAACGCCGCTGCGCCCCGGCCTGACACTCGCCTCGTACGCGAGCGCGATCGAGAAAGCGTTTTTGGCCTCGAAACTCCCAGCCGTTGCAGTCATCATCAATTCGCCGGGCGGCTCGCCCGTGCAATCGAACCTGCTGTTCAAGCGCATCCGTCAACTGGCAGCGGAGCAAAAGAAAACGGTCTACGTCTTCTGCGAGGATGTGGCGGCTTCGGGTGGCTACTATCTCGCCATTGCAGGCGATGAGATTTACGCCGATCCATCCTCAATCATTGGCTCGATCGGCGTCGTCTCGCGCAGCTTCGGTTTCGTTGATCTCATCAAGAAGGTCGGCGTCGAGCGGCGCGTCTATACCGCGGGCGCCAACAAGAACCAGCTCGATCCGTTTCTGCCGGAAGATCAAGAAGACATCGAGCGGCTGAAGGCGATCCAGAAGGACGTGCACGACGTGTTCATCGGCCTCGTTAAGGAGCGCAGGCTGGGCAAGCTGAAAGCCCCGGACTCCGAACTCTTCTCCGGCGCATTCTGGTCGGCAGCCAAAGCGGCTGAGTTCGGATTGATCGACGGTATCTCCGATGTCCGCACCCGGATGCGTCTGCTGTTCGGCGAAAAGGTGCGGCTAAAGGTTATCGAAGCCGAGAAATCCGGCCTTCTCGCGCGCTTTAGGCGCGCTCCCGGCGCCTCTCGGCTCACTACGCCCGGCCTTGCTTTTGCCGACGATCTGGTGTCCGCTGTGGAAGAGCGCACGCTCTGGTCGCGCTTCGGTCTCTAG
- a CDS encoding tRNA1(Val) (adenine(37)-N6)-methyltransferase, which translates to MNVVEPLIETGMPTSDDLFLGGILTIRQPLRGYRAGTDAVLLAASVRAHSRAAGPVLDAGSGVGVVGLCVAARCPEANVTLVERDPALASLARYNTDRNGLTGRVTIVEADITRATPALQSANIASESYALVLANPPYHDERRSTAAENPLRAASHQMPEDTLDAWARFLCRMALPGGRVALIHKADALPSILTAFEGRFGGIGILPIYARAGEPAIRVIVDGIKGSRAPAHVKAGLTLHGPDQAFVPEIEAVFRDGAPLPL; encoded by the coding sequence ATGAACGTGGTTGAGCCGCTCATCGAGACCGGAATGCCGACGAGCGACGACCTGTTCCTGGGCGGCATACTGACGATCCGTCAGCCCCTACGTGGTTATCGCGCCGGTACAGATGCCGTTCTGCTTGCGGCGTCCGTCAGGGCTCACAGCCGCGCAGCGGGACCGGTGCTCGACGCTGGCTCAGGCGTTGGGGTTGTTGGCCTTTGTGTTGCCGCGCGGTGTCCGGAGGCCAACGTCACTCTGGTAGAGCGCGATCCCGCCCTGGCGTCGCTTGCCCGATACAACACGGACCGGAATGGCTTAACGGGACGCGTCACCATCGTAGAAGCGGACATAACGCGCGCGACGCCCGCCCTTCAAAGCGCGAACATCGCTTCGGAATCGTACGCGCTGGTTCTTGCCAATCCGCCCTACCATGATGAACGCCGCAGCACCGCCGCCGAAAATCCGTTGCGGGCCGCGTCGCACCAGATGCCGGAAGACACGCTCGACGCTTGGGCGCGTTTCTTGTGCCGAATGGCTTTACCGGGGGGACGCGTTGCGCTCATTCACAAGGCCGATGCGCTGCCGTCAATCTTGACCGCGTTCGAAGGCCGCTTCGGCGGCATCGGCATACTGCCGATCTACGCACGCGCAGGTGAGCCCGCCATTCGCGTTATCGTCGATGGCATCAAAGGCAGCCGCGCGCCGGCCCACGTGAAAGCGGGATTGACGTTGCACGGTCCGGATCAAGCGTTCGTGCCGGAAATCGAGGCCGTCTTTAGGGATGGGGCGCCGCTTCCGCTCTGA
- a CDS encoding DUF2007 domain-containing protein encodes MRELVATNDFVLISFIEALLAGERIETQIFDGNISLMEGSIGAFPRRVMVADDNWPRARQVLREAGLGEWLIEHERG; translated from the coding sequence ATGCGTGAACTGGTTGCGACGAACGATTTTGTCCTTATCAGCTTCATCGAGGCGCTCCTCGCTGGAGAGAGGATAGAAACGCAGATATTTGATGGAAATATCAGCCTGATGGAAGGGTCAATCGGCGCATTTCCTCGAAGGGTTATGGTTGCGGATGACAATTGGCCGCGTGCCAGGCAGGTTCTGCGCGAGGCGGGGCTAGGGGAGTGGTTGATCGAACATGAACGTGGTTGA
- a CDS encoding polyprenyl synthetase family protein, which yields MGTNLGRVIPLDEVRETGQKLQPLLDIVADDLEAINRIILDKAVSEVDMIPELAHHLIDSGGKRLRPMLALASAKLCGYDGNGHIRTASAVEFMHTATLLHDDVVDESSTRRGRKTARMIWGNQASVLVGDFLLGQAFKMFVDVGSLAVLRIMSNAAATIAEGEVMQLAAAKNTSTTEDDYLAIINAKTAALFSAAAESGAALTQRPTEEQAALRSYGKNLGLAFQLVDDALDYAGDSGHLGKSVGDDFREGKITLPVILSFRRGSNDERGFWNRTIAEGQIEDGDFERAVALMRRHKAIEATFERARSYGAVARDALAIFPASREKDALELVIEFCIGRSH from the coding sequence ATGGGGACCAACTTGGGTCGCGTTATTCCACTCGATGAGGTCCGCGAAACGGGCCAGAAGCTCCAGCCGTTGCTCGACATCGTTGCTGATGACCTCGAAGCCATTAACCGAATAATTCTCGATAAGGCCGTTTCCGAGGTCGATATGATCCCGGAGCTTGCCCATCACCTGATCGACAGTGGTGGAAAGCGGTTGCGCCCCATGCTGGCGCTCGCGTCCGCCAAGCTCTGCGGTTACGACGGCAATGGGCACATCCGAACAGCGTCGGCAGTTGAGTTCATGCACACGGCGACGCTGCTGCATGACGATGTCGTCGACGAAAGCTCGACGCGACGCGGGCGCAAGACAGCGCGCATGATCTGGGGCAATCAGGCGAGCGTTCTGGTCGGCGATTTTCTGCTGGGTCAGGCGTTCAAGATGTTCGTGGACGTCGGGTCGCTGGCAGTCTTGCGCATCATGTCCAACGCCGCAGCGACGATCGCCGAAGGCGAAGTGATGCAGCTTGCGGCCGCCAAGAACACCTCGACGACGGAAGACGATTATCTCGCCATCATCAACGCCAAGACGGCCGCGCTCTTCTCAGCGGCGGCTGAATCCGGCGCGGCACTGACGCAGCGCCCAACGGAAGAACAGGCTGCTCTGCGCTCCTACGGCAAAAACCTGGGCCTTGCATTTCAGCTCGTAGATGACGCGCTCGACTATGCCGGCGACAGCGGGCATCTCGGCAAGTCTGTTGGTGACGATTTCCGCGAAGGCAAGATTACGCTTCCGGTGATCCTCTCGTTCCGCCGCGGTTCGAATGACGAGCGCGGGTTCTGGAACCGGACGATCGCTGAAGGGCAGATCGAAGACGGCGACTTCGAGAGGGCGGTGGCTCTGATGCGGCGGCACAAGGCCATCGAAGCGACGTTCGAGAGAGCACGTTCCTACGGCGCCGTTGCGCGGGATGCTTTAGCGATCTTCCCCGCAAGCCGAGAGAAAGATGCGCTCGAACTTGTCATCGAGTTCTGCATCGGCCGGTCGCACTGA
- a CDS encoding 4-(cytidine 5'-diphospho)-2-C-methyl-D-erythritol kinase, which produces MTKTEFAPAKINLTLEILGRRADGYHELRSLVAFAETARDVLHLSHGDTGETVVTGPFASGLTGANLIDKAVAAFFAADASPAGKIKLKLEKNLPVASGIGGGSADAAAALRLLAETFSTSANRDLTALAATLGADVPVCVRSRAAIMTGVGEQIAPMDLPETLHAVLANPLSDVPSNKTAAVFQSLAASALQAPPAPQQVPRLTSFDDIANYAAERGNHLEAPAQKIIPEIARVLRELRSLDGVKLAQLSGAGPTCFALFESASAAEAAAADLARRQPSWWIKPTRLM; this is translated from the coding sequence ATGACAAAGACGGAATTCGCGCCCGCCAAAATCAACCTGACGCTCGAAATTCTCGGGCGCCGTGCCGACGGCTACCACGAGCTGCGAAGCCTTGTGGCCTTCGCAGAGACGGCGCGCGATGTGCTGCACCTCTCGCATGGCGACACCGGTGAAACCGTCGTAACCGGTCCCTTCGCGTCCGGGCTCACGGGAGCCAATCTGATCGACAAAGCCGTCGCTGCGTTCTTCGCCGCGGATGCATCGCCAGCGGGCAAAATCAAACTGAAGCTTGAGAAAAACCTGCCCGTCGCGAGCGGAATTGGCGGCGGATCGGCAGACGCTGCAGCAGCGCTCAGGCTGCTGGCTGAAACATTCTCGACGAGCGCGAACCGCGACCTCACGGCATTGGCCGCCACGCTCGGCGCCGACGTCCCAGTTTGCGTACGAAGCCGCGCAGCCATCATGACAGGCGTCGGTGAACAGATCGCGCCGATGGATCTACCCGAGACCCTTCACGCCGTTCTGGCCAATCCGCTCAGCGATGTTCCGAGCAACAAGACGGCGGCCGTCTTTCAGTCACTTGCCGCAAGCGCATTGCAAGCGCCGCCCGCGCCGCAACAGGTGCCGCGCCTTACTTCGTTCGACGATATTGCGAATTACGCGGCGGAGCGCGGCAATCATCTGGAAGCGCCGGCCCAAAAGATTATTCCGGAGATCGCACGCGTTCTTAGAGAATTGCGCAGCCTTGACGGCGTCAAGCTCGCTCAGCTTTCCGGTGCCGGTCCAACCTGCTTCGCGCTTTTTGAATCAGCGAGCGCAGCAGAAGCCGCAGCCGCCGATCTCGCTCGGCGACAACCCTCGTGGTGGATCAAGCCGACGCGGCTGATGTAA
- a CDS encoding tetratricopeptide repeat protein translates to MLGSHGRLLSVGLGAVALTFVGFFSQAPARSEIPLPGVGIDSPASSALGNYLAARFARSAQDTEDAATFYGRALDHDPTNEVLLENAFQMETMSGNWPKAIPLAEKLASKHESHRISQFLLGVTSFKAGDYAEAEARFKAGAENPIGELTSAIALGWTRLAAGDVDGALKAVDLPKQPDWAQFYLRYHRALIADIAGRKAVANAAYEKMFRQDSRTLRTTLAYARHAANGGDFKQARQIMREQLSKVQGDPHPLAKDMLTRIKDREKTPLLVSTPPQGMAELFYGLGEALAGEGGISLGTIYLRLALDAEPDHAFALAALANAQEASKRYADAIATYDKIPPNTPLQSAIDIRKAFNLNSLDRPDEAKAILERLAEADPKDVRPLEAMGNILRARKEYAESIKYFTRAISVLGKNDPRYWGYYYARGTSYERLKNWTAAESDLKKALALAPDQPLVLNYLGYSWVDQGKNLKEGMKLIEKAVQLKPDDGYIVDSLGWAHFRRGNYKEAVRFLERAVEIKPEDPTLNDHLGDAFWKVGREREARFQWSQALSLEPEPEDVDKIKAKLLHGLDGKAEAHKATNTRQVQRTDTLRRRSENKTQGRAVE, encoded by the coding sequence ATGCTGGGATCCCACGGACGTCTGCTAAGCGTGGGGTTAGGCGCAGTCGCCCTGACGTTTGTTGGCTTCTTCAGTCAGGCACCTGCTCGCTCCGAAATTCCGCTACCCGGAGTGGGGATTGATAGCCCCGCATCCTCCGCACTCGGAAACTACCTCGCGGCGCGTTTCGCTCGCTCAGCTCAAGACACAGAAGATGCGGCCACGTTCTACGGTCGTGCGCTTGATCATGACCCGACGAACGAAGTCCTTCTCGAAAACGCGTTTCAGATGGAAACGATGTCGGGCAACTGGCCGAAGGCTATTCCGCTCGCCGAGAAGCTTGCCTCTAAGCATGAATCGCATCGCATCTCGCAGTTCCTGCTCGGCGTAACGTCATTCAAGGCGGGCGACTATGCGGAAGCAGAAGCCCGTTTCAAAGCTGGCGCGGAAAATCCAATCGGTGAACTCACCAGCGCCATCGCGCTCGGATGGACGCGCCTTGCAGCCGGTGACGTCGATGGTGCCTTGAAGGCGGTCGACCTTCCCAAGCAGCCGGACTGGGCACAGTTTTATCTGCGCTATCACCGCGCGTTGATCGCCGACATCGCGGGCCGCAAAGCCGTTGCGAATGCGGCGTATGAAAAGATGTTCCGTCAAGACAGCCGGACGCTTCGCACAACGCTCGCGTATGCGCGTCACGCTGCGAACGGCGGTGATTTCAAACAAGCGCGCCAGATCATGCGCGAACAGCTTTCGAAGGTTCAGGGTGATCCTCACCCGCTCGCCAAAGATATGCTGACGCGCATCAAGGATCGCGAAAAGACGCCGCTTCTCGTCAGCACGCCGCCTCAAGGCATGGCCGAACTGTTTTATGGTCTCGGCGAAGCGCTGGCCGGTGAAGGCGGCATCAGCCTCGGAACGATCTATCTGCGGTTGGCGCTCGACGCTGAGCCCGATCATGCTTTCGCGCTCGCCGCACTTGCCAACGCTCAGGAAGCATCCAAGCGTTACGCCGACGCGATCGCAACCTACGACAAGATCCCGCCGAACACCCCGCTGCAAAGCGCGATCGACATCCGCAAGGCATTCAATCTGAATTCGCTCGATCGCCCCGATGAGGCGAAAGCTATTTTGGAGCGCTTGGCGGAAGCCGATCCGAAAGATGTCCGGCCGCTTGAAGCGATGGGCAACATCCTGCGTGCGCGCAAGGAATACGCTGAATCGATCAAGTACTTTACGCGCGCCATCTCGGTGCTCGGCAAGAATGATCCGCGCTATTGGGGCTACTACTACGCGCGCGGAACATCCTACGAGCGTCTGAAGAACTGGACGGCGGCTGAAAGCGATCTGAAAAAAGCGTTGGCTCTCGCGCCGGATCAGCCGCTGGTTCTGAACTATCTCGGCTATTCCTGGGTCGATCAGGGTAAAAACCTGAAAGAGGGGATGAAGCTGATCGAGAAGGCTGTCCAGCTGAAACCCGATGATGGATACATCGTCGACAGCCTCGGTTGGGCGCATTTCCGGCGCGGAAACTATAAGGAGGCCGTGCGCTTTCTTGAGCGAGCCGTGGAAATAAAGCCCGAAGACCCGACGCTGAACGATCACCTTGGTGACGCGTTCTGGAAGGTCGGTCGTGAGCGTGAAGCCCGCTTCCAGTGGAGCCAGGCGTTGTCGCTCGAACCGGAGCCGGAAGACGTCGATAAGATCAAGGCGAAGCTCTTGCACGGGCTCGACGGTAAGGCAGAAGCTCACAAGGCGACGAACACGCGGCAGGTTCAGAGAACCGACACGCTACGTCGCCGAAGTGAAAACAAAACGCAGGGCCGCGCGGTCGAGTAG
- a CDS encoding electron transfer flavoprotein-ubiquinone oxidoreductase — translation MTNVADDMELPPREAMDFDVVIVGAGPSGLAAAIRLKQKAAEAGSDISVVVVEKGSEVGAHILSGAVIDPIGLNRLIPDWKERGAPVDTPVTEDVFLVLGPQGDIRLPNWPMPPLMKNHGNYIVSLGALCKWLGEQAAELGVEIYPGFAATEVLYDDKGAVVGIATGDMGVGRDGKPTENFVRGMELRAKYTLLGEGARGSLSKQLIRRFDLSKGHEPQKFGIGLKELWRVSPELHRPGYVQHTFGWPLDNSVGGGSFLYHYGDNLVAVGFVVHLNYANPYLSPYEEFQRFKTHPVIRPVFEGGKRIGYGARAITEGGWQSMPDLVFPGGALLGCAAGMVNLPRIKGSHNAMLSGIAAGEAAFDAISAGREHDRLTDYETDVRTGDIARDLKRVRNMKPYWSKFGTALGVALGGTDLWLNTLVPGIGLGYTLKHGKNDAAATGKAADFKPIDYPKPDGQLTFDRLTNVSFSGTNHEENQPVHLKLLDPSIPIEVNLPLYAEPAQRYCPAAVYEVVRDESGEARFQINAQNCVHCKTCDIKDPSENINWVCPEGGGGPNYAGM, via the coding sequence ATGACGAATGTCGCGGACGACATGGAGTTGCCGCCGCGCGAGGCGATGGATTTTGATGTGGTGATTGTCGGTGCGGGCCCTTCGGGTTTGGCCGCCGCAATCCGGCTGAAGCAGAAGGCCGCCGAGGCGGGCTCAGACATCTCCGTCGTCGTCGTCGAAAAGGGATCCGAGGTCGGCGCCCACATTCTGTCGGGCGCTGTCATCGATCCAATCGGACTGAACCGTCTCATTCCGGATTGGAAAGAGCGCGGCGCGCCTGTCGATACGCCGGTCACTGAAGACGTGTTCCTCGTTCTCGGTCCGCAAGGCGATATCCGTCTTCCGAATTGGCCCATGCCGCCGCTGATGAAAAATCACGGCAACTACATCGTTAGTCTCGGCGCGCTCTGCAAATGGCTCGGCGAACAGGCGGCTGAACTCGGCGTCGAAATTTATCCGGGCTTCGCCGCAACTGAAGTCCTCTATGACGACAAGGGTGCCGTCGTTGGCATCGCGACCGGAGATATGGGTGTCGGCCGCGATGGCAAGCCGACTGAGAACTTCGTGCGCGGCATGGAGCTTCGCGCGAAATACACGCTGCTCGGAGAAGGCGCGCGTGGCTCGCTCTCAAAACAACTGATCCGCCGTTTCGATCTCTCGAAGGGACACGAGCCGCAGAAGTTCGGCATCGGCCTCAAAGAGCTATGGCGCGTCTCGCCGGAGCTTCATCGTCCCGGCTATGTGCAGCACACGTTTGGCTGGCCGCTTGACAACAGCGTAGGCGGCGGCTCGTTCCTTTATCACTACGGCGACAACCTCGTTGCCGTCGGCTTCGTCGTGCATCTGAACTATGCCAATCCGTATCTGTCGCCATACGAAGAGTTCCAACGCTTCAAAACGCATCCGGTGATCCGCCCCGTGTTCGAGGGAGGGAAGCGTATCGGTTACGGCGCCCGCGCGATTACCGAGGGCGGCTGGCAATCCATGCCTGATCTGGTGTTTCCAGGTGGCGCGCTGCTTGGCTGTGCAGCGGGCATGGTCAATCTCCCGCGCATCAAGGGCAGCCACAACGCCATGCTGTCCGGCATCGCAGCCGGCGAGGCCGCGTTCGACGCAATCTCCGCCGGTCGCGAACACGATCGCCTGACGGACTACGAAACCGATGTGCGAACCGGCGATATTGCGCGCGACCTGAAGCGGGTCCGCAATATGAAGCCGTATTGGTCCAAGTTCGGTACCGCGCTGGGCGTGGCGTTGGGCGGAACCGATCTCTGGTTGAATACGCTGGTTCCGGGAATTGGCCTCGGCTACACGCTGAAGCACGGAAAGAACGATGCCGCAGCGACGGGCAAGGCGGCAGACTTCAAGCCGATCGACTATCCAAAGCCCGACGGGCAATTGACGTTCGACCGGCTAACGAACGTGTCATTTTCGGGCACCAACCACGAAGAGAATCAGCCTGTCCACTTGAAGCTGTTGGATCCTTCGATCCCGATCGAGGTGAACTTGCCGCTTTATGCGGAACCGGCGCAGCGCTATTGCCCGGCCGCAGTCTACGAAGTCGTGCGCGATGAGAGCGGAGAAGCGCGTTTCCAGATCAACGCGCAGAACTGCGTCCACTGCAAAACGTGCGATATCAAGGATCCGAGCGAGAATATAAACTGGGTTTGCCCCGAAGGCGGTGGCGGTCCCAATTATGCCGGAATGTAA
- a CDS encoding uracil-DNA glycosylase: MSASLSNDQMLSMLDWLQAMGVDAFVDDVPCDWLERGQTPPGEGYAWPNRPVASSPANRPAGASSVARPAAAPARPRAATPIGASDAEAGARKIARQADSLEALEAALKQFDGCGLKSTATNLCFYRGAPKADVMFIGEAPGRDEDLEGKPFVGRAGKLLDKMLAAIGLDETHVHITNIVYWRPPGNRTPTPQEALACRPFLERQIELVAPKMIVAVGGAAAKEVLGVSEGIMRLRGKWREVSVGNATLPAIATLHPAYLLRTPAAKRLAWLDLLQIRSRL; encoded by the coding sequence ATGAGTGCTTCCCTGTCTAATGATCAAATGCTGTCGATGCTCGATTGGTTGCAAGCCATGGGCGTCGACGCGTTTGTTGATGACGTGCCATGCGACTGGCTGGAGCGGGGACAGACGCCGCCTGGCGAGGGTTATGCCTGGCCAAACAGGCCAGTTGCATCATCACCTGCAAATCGTCCCGCCGGGGCTTCTTCGGTTGCTCGACCCGCCGCGGCTCCTGCTCGACCGCGTGCGGCGACGCCCATCGGCGCGAGCGACGCGGAAGCCGGGGCGCGCAAAATCGCGCGGCAAGCCGACAGCCTCGAGGCGCTCGAAGCCGCGTTGAAGCAATTCGATGGTTGCGGGCTAAAATCGACGGCGACGAATCTTTGCTTCTATCGAGGCGCGCCGAAGGCCGATGTCATGTTCATCGGCGAAGCGCCGGGGCGAGACGAAGACTTGGAGGGCAAACCCTTCGTCGGGCGGGCGGGCAAGCTGCTGGACAAGATGCTCGCCGCCATCGGTCTCGATGAAACGCACGTGCACATCACAAACATCGTCTATTGGCGGCCGCCGGGAAACCGCACGCCGACGCCGCAGGAAGCGCTTGCTTGCAGGCCGTTTTTGGAACGGCAGATCGAACTCGTCGCGCCGAAGATGATCGTTGCAGTTGGCGGGGCCGCGGCGAAAGAAGTTCTTGGCGTTTCGGAAGGCATCATGCGCCTGCGCGGTAAGTGGCGCGAGGTTTCGGTGGGCAATGCTACGCTTCCCGCAATCGCGACGCTCCACCCGGCGTATCTGTTGCGCACGCCTGCTGCCAAGCGTTTGGCGTGGCTCGACCTGCTCCAAATTCGTTCGCGGTTGTAG
- the moaB gene encoding molybdenum cofactor biosynthesis protein B, with translation MAGIDVDREFIPIRIAVLTVSDTRSAADDKSGDYLVKSIEEAGHILGGRQIVQDDVAGIRAIVGAWIQDSAIDCVITTGGTGFTGRDVTPEAVKPLFEKEIEGFSIVFHMLSYAKVGTSTIQSRACGGTARGTYIFCLPGSPGACRDAWDGILKLQLDHRHRPCNFVEIIPRLQEHLKGRG, from the coding sequence ATGGCGGGCATTGACGTGGATCGCGAGTTCATTCCGATCCGCATTGCGGTTCTGACGGTTTCTGACACGCGGTCGGCTGCAGACGACAAGTCGGGCGATTATCTTGTGAAGTCGATCGAGGAAGCAGGTCATATTCTCGGCGGGCGTCAGATCGTGCAGGACGATGTGGCGGGAATTCGCGCCATCGTCGGCGCGTGGATCCAAGACTCGGCGATCGACTGTGTCATCACAACGGGCGGCACCGGGTTTACCGGCCGAGACGTGACGCCAGAGGCCGTCAAACCGCTATTCGAGAAGGAGATCGAAGGCTTCTCGATCGTCTTCCACATGCTGTCCTATGCGAAGGTCGGGACGTCGACCATCCAGTCGCGGGCGTGTGGAGGCACGGCGCGCGGCACTTACATTTTCTGCCTGCCGGGTTCGCCGGGGGCATGTCGCGATGCGTGGGATGGCATTCTGAAGCTTCAGCTCGATCACCGGCACCGGCCGTGCAACTTCGTCGAGATCATTCCGCGTCTTCAAGAGCACCTGAAGGGGCGCGGCTAG